In the Quercus lobata isolate SW786 chromosome 5, ValleyOak3.0 Primary Assembly, whole genome shotgun sequence genome, one interval contains:
- the LOC115991820 gene encoding codeine O-demethylase-like, with translation MEEKNKIAKGVKDFEGYGADPVPEEGQSLDWSDRLFVNVYPEDTRKSKFWPESPAAFRDVLEEYTVKMKTFTEIVSKAMAKSLSLEENCFLNQFGERGLLKARFNYYSCCERPDLVLGLKPHADNSGYTIILQDDVEGLQVHKDGKWFTVPTISHALLVLMGDQMEIMTNGMFKSPVHRVLTNTERERISVAMFYHPEPKKEIGPEEGLVNQERPKLFKKVKGYAVTHWEYYQRGMRALHVAKV, from the exons ATGGAAGAGAAGAATAAGATTGCTAAAGGAGTTAAAGACTTTGAAGGGTATGGAGCTGATCCTGTCCCAGAAGAAGGTCAGTCTCTTGACTGGTCTGATCGCTTGTTTGTTAATGTGTACCCAGAAGATACAAGGAAGAGCAAATTTTGGCCAGAAAGCCCAGCAGCCTTCAG AGATGTTCTAGAAGAATACACAGTCAAGATGAAGACATTCACAGAGATTGTTTCCAAAGCCATGGCAAAATCATTGAGTTTAGAAGAAAATTGCTTCCTGAATCAGTTTGGTGAAAGAGGACTTCTGAAAGCACGTTTCAACTACTACTCATGTTGTGAAAGGCCTGATCTTGTTTTAGGCCTAAAGCCCCATGCAGATAATTCAGGATACACCATCATTTTGCAAGATGATGTAGAAGGCCTTCAAGTCCACAAAGATGGGAAGTGGTTTACCGTTCCCACAATCTCTCATGCTCTCCTTGTCCTCATGGGTGATCAAATGGAG ATAATGACTAATGGAATGTTCAAGAGCCCTGTACATAGGGTACTGACCAACACTGAGAGGGAGAGGATTTCTGTGGCTATGTTCTATCACCctgaaccaaaaaaagagattgGACCTGAAGAAGGATTGGTCAACCAGGAAAGGCCAAAGTTATTCAAGAAGGTGAAAGGCTATGCTGTTACACACTGGGAATATTACCAGCGAGGAATGAGAGCTCTTCATGTGGCAAAAGTCTAG